A stretch of Bacillota bacterium DNA encodes these proteins:
- a CDS encoding permease prefix domain 1-containing protein, which translates to MEQKLREHVEHLFENAPKTRKAYELKEEMIANLTEKYRDLLAEGKTEEAAFNIAAASIGDIDELLRGLEEKPFYDREADLKYHKRSAALVSTAVFLYFVSLIAAITSSELLNLPDGITGIIMFTIAGVATWLLIYNSMSKPRYIKTDDTMVEEFKEWKSNKDVNYNSRKSILSAVWSLTLALYFIISFAFGIWYISWVIFIIGAAVQEMI; encoded by the coding sequence ATGGAACAAAAACTCAGAGAGCATGTAGAGCATCTTTTTGAAAACGCGCCCAAAACCCGCAAAGCCTATGAACTAAAAGAAGAAATGATTGCAAATCTTACTGAAAAATACAGAGACCTTTTGGCGGAAGGCAAAACTGAGGAAGCGGCATTCAACATAGCCGCTGCGAGCATAGGGGATATCGACGAACTTTTAAGGGGACTTGAAGAAAAACCCTTTTATGACAGAGAGGCCGACCTAAAATACCACAAACGTTCAGCGGCATTAGTTTCAACTGCTGTGTTTTTATATTTTGTAAGCCTAATCGCGGCAATCACATCAAGCGAACTGTTAAACCTGCCGGATGGAATAACAGGCATTATCATGTTTACGATCGCCGGTGTAGCGACATGGCTTCTCATTTATAACTCTATGTCGAAACCCAGATACATCAAGACTGACGATACGATGGTCGAGGAATTCAAAGAGTGGAAATCAAACAAAGACGTAAATTACAATTCGAGAAAATCAATACTCTCCGCAGTCTGGAGCCTGACCCTTGCGCTCTACTTCATAATCAGCTTTGCATTCGGCATCTGGTATATCTCATGGGTGATATTCATCATCGGCGCCGCCGTTCAGGAAATGATAA